The Yersinia intermedia genome window below encodes:
- the dcd gene encoding dCTP deaminase, with protein MRLCDRDIEAWLDSGKLGIDPRPPVERINGATVDVRLGNQFRVFNGHTAAFIDLSGPKDEVSEALERVMSDEINLPEGEAFFLHPGELALAVTLESVTIPDDLVGWLDGRSSLARLGLMVHVTAHRIDPGWQGRIVLEFYNSGKLPLALRPGMLIGALSFEPLSGPAARPYNSRQDAKYRGQQGAVASRIDKD; from the coding sequence ATGAGACTGTGCGATCGTGACATAGAAGCCTGGCTGGACAGCGGTAAGTTAGGCATTGATCCTCGCCCACCGGTAGAACGTATCAATGGTGCCACAGTCGATGTTCGCTTAGGCAACCAATTCCGTGTCTTCAATGGTCACACGGCGGCATTTATTGACTTAAGCGGCCCGAAGGATGAAGTCAGCGAAGCGCTGGAACGAGTCATGAGTGATGAGATCAATCTGCCGGAAGGGGAGGCATTTTTCCTGCATCCAGGGGAGTTGGCGCTGGCCGTGACACTAGAGTCGGTGACAATCCCTGATGACTTGGTTGGCTGGCTTGATGGCCGCTCCTCATTAGCTCGCCTTGGATTAATGGTGCATGTTACCGCACACCGTATAGATCCCGGTTGGCAAGGCAGGATTGTGCTGGAGTTCTATAATTCAGGTAAGTTGCCATTAGCGCTGCGCCCTGGGATGTTAATTGGTGCGCTGAGTTTTGAACCACTCTCCGGCCCGGCAGCTCGCCCTTATAATAGCCGTCAGGACGCAAAATATCGTGGTCAACAAGGCGCTGTAGCCAGTCGTATAGATAAAGACTAG
- the udk gene encoding uridine kinase, with amino-acid sequence MTDKAHQCVIIGIAGASASGKSLIASTLYRELREQVGDQHIGVIPEDGYYKDQSHLSMEDRVKTNYDHPSAMDHNLLLEHLQSLKAGKPVELPLYSYTEHTRKKETVHLEPKKVIILEGILLLTDLRLRQEMNFSIFVDTPLDICLMRRMKRDVNERGRSMDSVMAQYQKTVRPMFLQFIEPSKQYADIIVPRGGKNRIAIDILKAKISQFFE; translated from the coding sequence ATGACTGACAAAGCACACCAGTGCGTCATTATCGGGATAGCGGGTGCTTCTGCCTCCGGGAAAAGTCTTATCGCCAGCACGCTGTATCGCGAATTACGCGAACAGGTAGGTGACCAACATATCGGCGTTATTCCTGAGGATGGTTATTATAAAGACCAGAGTCATCTGTCGATGGAAGATCGGGTCAAAACCAACTATGACCACCCGAGTGCTATGGACCACAACTTATTGCTGGAGCATTTGCAATCGTTGAAAGCAGGCAAGCCGGTTGAATTGCCACTTTACAGTTACACTGAGCACACCCGTAAAAAAGAAACCGTCCATTTAGAACCGAAAAAAGTGATTATTTTGGAAGGGATCTTGTTGTTAACGGATCTCCGCCTGCGTCAGGAAATGAATTTTTCTATCTTTGTTGATACTCCGTTGGATATCTGCCTGATGCGCCGTATGAAGCGCGATGTCAATGAACGCGGTCGTTCAATGGACTCGGTAATGGCGCAATACCAGAAGACAGTGCGCCCAATGTTCCTGCAATTTATAGAACCGTCCAAGCAATATGCTGACATTATCGTTCCACGCGGTGGTAAGAACCGAATTGCGATCGATATTCTAAAAGCGAAAATCAGTCAGTTCTTTGAGTAA
- the asmA gene encoding outer membrane assembly protein AsmA yields the protein MRRLLTTLIILLVVLVAGMSALVLLVNPNDFRAYMVKQVEKKSGYQLQLEGDLRWHVWPQLSIIAGRTALTAPGAAAPVISAENMRLDVKLWPLLSHQLEVKQVMLKGAVIRLTPESEAQQQPDAPVAPSGNAPLNEQRAWKLDINKVQVADSLLIWQRTDNDQVNVRDINLELQQDAQRQVHISLSSRVNRNQRDVTFSMVADADMRHYPQQFSANISQFSYKLEGADIPVGGVSGEGTLQASYQHDIQQLLLNQLSFSANNNQLTGTARATLGEVPDYVINLAADNLNLDTIFGWEPKSTVASKETPRQSAVTAPVIAIQADDDVGQDLQALRDFTAQISLTANNLVYRAINVSQLNLQASNQRGKVEISRLTGSAVEGDFSLPGSLDVTGKKVLAAVNPVINHMQLGPVLLAAGLPQMMTGKFSMKAQLSGDGITVDAFNHRWQGDAQLSMNNARLEGLNIQQLIQQAVTRSSSDVKGQDRYERYTEVKQLQANLALHRGAMKVSNLSADSALISIKGNGSLNLPAQQCDMNLAVRVMQGWSGQDSLVKILQSTDIPLRIYGPWTQLSYQLDVEQLLRNELQQRAKKALNDWAERNQQSRGSKDLKKLIDKL from the coding sequence ATGAGACGATTACTGACGACGTTAATTATCCTGCTGGTTGTGCTAGTTGCAGGGATGAGCGCATTAGTATTGCTGGTAAATCCTAATGACTTTCGTGCCTACATGGTCAAACAGGTAGAGAAAAAAAGTGGTTATCAGTTGCAACTGGAAGGGGATTTGCGCTGGCATGTTTGGCCACAGCTTAGCATTATTGCGGGCCGGACCGCACTGACCGCCCCTGGTGCAGCGGCACCGGTTATTAGTGCGGAAAATATGCGACTGGATGTCAAACTTTGGCCACTGTTATCGCATCAACTCGAGGTGAAACAGGTGATGCTGAAGGGGGCGGTTATCCGCTTGACGCCAGAGAGTGAGGCGCAACAACAGCCTGATGCCCCTGTTGCGCCATCCGGTAATGCACCGCTTAATGAGCAACGCGCCTGGAAGCTCGACATCAATAAAGTACAAGTTGCCGATAGCCTGTTGATTTGGCAGCGGACGGACAATGATCAAGTTAATGTTCGTGATATCAATCTTGAACTTCAACAAGATGCCCAACGCCAGGTACATATCTCTCTCTCCAGCCGTGTTAATCGTAATCAACGTGATGTCACTTTCTCAATGGTCGCCGATGCAGACATGCGCCATTATCCGCAGCAGTTCAGCGCCAATATCAGCCAATTCAGCTATAAATTGGAAGGCGCGGATATTCCGGTTGGCGGTGTGAGCGGCGAGGGGACATTACAAGCAAGTTATCAACACGATATTCAGCAACTATTGCTGAACCAACTGAGTTTTTCTGCTAATAACAACCAGTTGACGGGGACCGCCAGAGCCACCTTGGGCGAGGTACCCGATTATGTTATCAATTTGGCTGCTGACAATCTTAATCTGGACACTATCTTTGGGTGGGAACCTAAAAGTACAGTTGCCAGTAAAGAAACGCCCCGACAGTCTGCTGTGACCGCACCGGTGATCGCTATTCAGGCCGATGATGATGTCGGGCAGGACTTGCAGGCATTACGTGACTTTACGGCCCAAATATCACTAACGGCGAATAATCTGGTCTATCGGGCGATTAACGTCAGTCAGCTCAATCTTCAAGCCTCCAATCAGCGCGGTAAGGTAGAAATTAGCCGTTTAACCGGTAGTGCGGTTGAGGGGGATTTTTCGTTGCCAGGTTCATTGGATGTGACGGGCAAAAAGGTTCTGGCTGCCGTTAACCCAGTGATAAACCATATGCAACTGGGACCGGTTTTATTGGCCGCTGGCTTGCCACAGATGATGACAGGCAAGTTTTCCATGAAAGCGCAGTTGTCGGGGGATGGCATCACGGTTGATGCATTCAACCACCGCTGGCAGGGGGATGCGCAGCTCAGCATGAATAATGCACGGCTGGAAGGGCTGAATATTCAGCAGCTTATTCAACAGGCGGTTACTCGCAGTTCCAGTGATGTCAAAGGTCAGGATCGCTATGAGCGTTATACTGAGGTTAAGCAACTACAGGCGAATCTGGCTTTGCACAGAGGCGCGATGAAAGTCAGCAATCTGAGTGCTGATTCTGCATTGATTTCCATTAAAGGTAACGGGTCACTTAATTTACCTGCACAGCAATGTGATATGAATCTGGCGGTGCGAGTGATGCAAGGCTGGAGCGGGCAAGATAGCCTGGTCAAAATATTGCAAAGCACCGATATCCCTCTGCGTATTTATGGTCCGTGGACTCAACTCAGTTATCAATTGGATGTCGAGCAGTTGTTGCGAAACGAATTACAGCAGCGAGCTAAAAAAGCACTTAATGATTGGGCTGAGCGGAATCAGCAAAGCCGTGGCAGCAAAGATCTTAAAAAGCTTATCGATAAGCTTTAA
- the apbC gene encoding iron-sulfur cluster carrier protein ApbC: MSPKSPEQTTPDLLQSQISKVLTAFTHPTLQKDLHTLRAIHHCALLDNVLHIELVMPFAWQYGFDALKESVSAELLAVTGATAIDWKLSHNITTLKRANDQPGIKGVRNIVAVSSGKGGVGKSSTAVNLALALAEEGAKVGILDADIYGPSIPNMLGTMNQRPTSPDGKHMAPIMAHGLATNSIGYLVTDENAMVWRGPMASKALMQMLQDTLWPDLDYLVIDMPPGTGDIQLTLSQNIPVTGALVVTTPQDIALIDAMKGIVMFEKVHVPVLGIIENMSMHICSNCGHLEPIFGTGGAEKLAQKYHCKLLGQIPLHISLREDLDRGEPTVVSHPDSEFADIYRQLASNVAAEMYWQGEAIPTEISFRAV, from the coding sequence ATGAGCCCAAAATCCCCCGAGCAGACCACCCCTGACCTGCTGCAATCACAAATTTCGAAGGTCCTTACGGCCTTTACTCACCCAACCTTGCAAAAGGATCTCCATACTCTGCGTGCTATCCACCATTGTGCCTTATTGGACAATGTGCTGCATATCGAGCTGGTGATGCCGTTTGCCTGGCAATATGGTTTTGATGCATTGAAAGAGTCGGTCAGCGCGGAATTGCTGGCAGTGACTGGCGCTACAGCTATTGATTGGAAGTTGTCGCATAATATCACCACACTCAAGCGTGCCAATGATCAGCCGGGTATCAAAGGTGTGCGTAATATTGTGGCCGTCAGCTCGGGTAAAGGTGGTGTGGGGAAATCCAGTACCGCCGTTAATCTGGCACTGGCATTGGCGGAAGAGGGGGCCAAAGTCGGTATTCTGGACGCCGATATTTATGGCCCTTCCATCCCCAATATGCTTGGTACCATGAATCAGCGGCCAACGTCCCCTGACGGTAAGCATATGGCACCGATCATGGCTCACGGTCTGGCGACTAACTCGATTGGTTATCTGGTCACTGATGAGAACGCTATGGTGTGGCGCGGCCCGATGGCCAGTAAAGCATTGATGCAGATGCTGCAAGACACCTTATGGCCAGATTTGGATTATCTGGTGATTGATATGCCGCCGGGTACCGGTGATATCCAGTTGACGTTGTCGCAAAACATTCCGGTGACGGGTGCGCTGGTGGTAACAACACCACAAGACATCGCTTTAATCGATGCCATGAAAGGCATTGTGATGTTTGAGAAAGTGCATGTGCCGGTGTTGGGTATTATTGAAAATATGAGCATGCATATTTGCAGTAATTGCGGCCATCTGGAGCCTATTTTCGGCACCGGCGGGGCGGAGAAACTGGCGCAGAAGTACCATTGCAAACTGTTGGGCCAAATTCCATTGCATATTTCTTTACGCGAAGACCTTGATCGCGGTGAACCAACGGTTGTTAGCCATCCTGACAGTGAATTTGCTGATATCTATCGCCAACTGGCATCAAATGTGGCGGCAGAGATGTACTGGCAAGGGGAAGCTATCCCAACGGAAATCTCATTCCGCGCGGTGTAA